CGAGCTCCGCGCCCCCGGCGCGGTCGAACACGTCGGCCACGGCGTCGTGCAGCCCCTTCTGGTTCCCCTTCACGCACACCACATAGTCCCCACCCTGCTGGCGGATCTGCTCGACCGTGGCCTTCTGACACCCGGCCGCGTCCAGCGTCACCACCGCGCCGTTCAGGTTCAGCGCGGCCAACAGGTCGGGCACCGTGGAGATCTCGTGCCCGCCCTCGGGCACCGACCGCTGGCCCAGGATCAGGCGGCTCTCGGTGGCCCATGCGCTGACCAAGTGCAGGCACCCGGTGAACGTGCCTTGGGCCGAACGCCGTGCGCTCTTCCCGTCGACCGCGATGTGGACCAACCCCGTCGATTCGCACAACGCGCGCATCCCGCGCCCGAACCGGTCGGCGAACGCATCGGGATCGAGTTTGGCGAACACGCGCTCGAATGTATCGTGGCTCGGCACCCCGTTGGGCAGTTCGAGGAACCGTCGAAAGAAGTCCTCCTTGCTCTGTCCGTACTCGGCGATCTCCTCCCACCCGTCGGCCCCAGCGATCACCGCGCACGTCGCGATCACCAGGATGTCCGTCAGCGGGTGCAACTTGTTGGCAGTCTCGATCCGTGGGTCGGGCAGGTCCGCAAACACCGTGGTCAGCGCGAGGGGCATTGGATATCCTCCAGATGCCCTCGGTGTAGACATAAAACCCTACACCGTCAGCCGTTCATAGTGCGCACGCCCTGGGGGGCACCGAGAGTTTGCGTCACGAACTACGCCCCCAAATACCGCTCCACGGCGATTACGTCCTAGACCAATTGGGATTTCGCTAGGGACAAATCCATACGGTTGAATGGATTATTGGGGGCCATACTGAGCGCTGGAACCGTCTGATACGATGTTCACGTACTCGATCCACGATGGTATGAACCCAGATTGGCGCTGAAATGATCCTGGAAGTGAGGTGCTCGCTTCTCCCAGGCCAGTGCTCGGTTGGCTTGCAGTTCCGGGCTACGATTGCGACTAAGTGCCTCATGCTCGAACCGAATTTGAAGCGGCTGTTCGCTGGGGCCTTGGGGTGAATAAAGCAACGAGCCAAGAGCGCGTCTTCGACCGCACGCGCGGCCCAAAAAAGGGCCGCGCGCCATAACGACCAAAAAGGGGCGCGTTATTAACGCCGCGGAGTGAAGACCGGCTGGAACGTGTGCGCGTCACCGGTGAGTTCGTTCCATGCTTTCCGCTGGTCCGCGGCCAGGAACTTGTTGAACCGCTCCTGGCGCGCGGTCCAGTAGTCGCGGTACAGTTGCGCCCCCTTGGTCGTGTCGGTGGCCCCGACCCGGTTGATGTCCTGGAGCTGCTGGGCGCTCCAATCCGCCTGATCCCGGAGCCCCTTGACCTGATCGGCGGTCAGGTTCAGGCGCTTCTGCACATCCGGTTCGTAAAGGGTGTTGAACCCGTTGTACTGGTAGTTGACCTGCTGGTACCGCGCCCGCTGCGTGTCGTTGAAGATGTCCCGTGCGCCCTTGTTCCAGTCGGTGTAGTACTGCCGGTTCAGCTCTTGCGTGCGGGCGAACCGGTCGGCGTCGTTGAGGGTACCGAGTTTGGCGTAGTTGTCGCGGTACTGGGTCTGGGTTTGGTCGGTTAGCGCATTCAGCTTGGTAATTTGGTCCTGGGTTAGGTTCAGGGCCTTGCTGACGTCGTTCATGCGATACAGCGCGGTCGGGTACGGTGTGGCCGGAGGTGCCGGTACCGGCTGCGTCGGTTGAGCGAAAGCCGTGAGAGGTAAAGCGGTACAACCTAAACACGAAACGAACGTGGCGAACGTGAAGTGCATGGAAAGCTCCTTCGCGGGCGAGAGAGGGATTGTGTGACCCGGACGGTGCGGCGCCCGGGCCATGACGAAGTCGGACTGCTTTCAGATTCGTGGACGCGATTGCGGGCGGCTCGTGATGGACCGCCGTTCGGAACGAGGCTCCTGTGGCGACGTGCAACATGTAAGCCTTCGGACTCTGATCGCACCAGAATGCCGATAACCCCGACACCCGAGCGCTCGGTGTGATCGAATACGCGGAATTCGTGCACGTGTTCTGTCACCGCAATTGAGCGGAGTGTTCGTGTCTCTCACTGTTGAGAAGTGGTGTGCCTGCCGATGACTGTGGACGTGGAACAGCGCGGGGTGCAAGTATTCAGTCGATTGGGGATCCAAAAGGAGAACCACCGGAGCGCTCGGTGGTCCAAGGCAGAGCAATCGCTGATTTCAGTCGCACGTCGGATTGGAAGGCGAGTATCGAAAGCCGTTCGCTCAGCTACCGGTTCTGGTCGCCACCGCGCCGGTTCCCGCGTTGGTTTCCCGGTGGCCCGCTCCGACCACTTGTTCCACGAGTCCCTCCACCGGATGCTTGTTCGTCCTCGGACTCACTTTCGTCTTCGTGCTCGTCGCTGCGCCCGGGGCCGTTCTGCGAGGCTTGTCCCCCGTGGGATGCTTGCCCCCGCGCCGGGCTACCTCTCGGCGCTCGTCCTCGTCCATTGCCGCGAACCCGCGTTTGGTGTTCGTGTTCTTCCGAGGCATCGTTGACCCCTTTTACGTAAGAGGAACCGGACCGCATCAGAACGAATGGTGCGGGGGTGGCGTCGGGAAAACAAGAATGGAATATTGAGACAAAAAACAGAAATTGCATTGGGTCAATTCGCGATCGAAAGCGGGATGATCCCGACACACGGCGGTGCGGGCCGGGCTAAGATTTGTAGGACGGACGGCTCTAAGTACACGCAACGGCACGGATCGGGGTGAAGGTGGGCGAGGCGCCGAGTGAACTTTGGGGGCGTTTTTCCGCGTTAGGTCAATTGGGCACGCCTTGCCCCTTTGTGTTCCGGTGCGGTCCGTGCGCACGGACGATCGCGTGCTCGCCCAGTGACGCGCTACACTATTTGCGCGAGGGCTGGCCCGTCTGTTGTGACGCCATTATGACCCGGTCCGAACGCCCGGTGTCGTCCCGGGCGGAACCGGAGCAATAGCAACACGCTCGCCACCAATTTCTCTCTAACAGGCACTTGGAGTGAGTCGATCAATTCGCGGTTTTGATCAGGCAGCGGAGTACCTCGGCCACGCTCCACGCCTGAGCGACGCCCCAACGCGGTGTATGGGGCTGGGCGTCGAACACTTCGCTGATCGAGCTGACGCACGCCTCGCCCATGTGCCACCGGAACCCGTCCAAAAACGCGGTTGCTTCAGCACCGTCTCCTGGGCGCGCCTTCACTCACGCGTCCACGAACGGGCCGATGAGCCGGCCCCATACGGTCCCTTGGTGATATGCGGTGTCGCGCGGAGGTCGCCGAAGTACCGGGGCTTGTAATCGGGCTGGCTCGGCGCGAGTGAGCGTATACCCCAACAGGGGACACTGGCACTATTGTGGCCAGCGGATACACACCTGTGGACACGACCGGTATGGTAAACGGAAGCACCACTTACTACAGTCCGGCAGAGGGCACTTACTACCGGGCGCCCTACACACCCGCTTCGTACCCGTATGCGTATCCCGGAAACTACTCCAACGGGCGCTCGTCTCGCGGGCTGTTCGGCGGCTGGCGCCGATGACGGCACTGTGGAGCGACAGACCAGGCCGCGGGACTTCCCGCGGCCCGTTCATTATGAATCGATCACATCACCGACTGTCACTTCGGGCGTCAGCTTCTCGGGATTAAACGGGTCAATGCCTTTGAGTGACGGCTATATGATCTGAGAGTTAGTCGGTTTGTCGTCGGAAGCGGTGAGTAAGGTCAACCTTTCTTGTGGTAGGCCGCCAGGTAGGGGGCGGTCCGGCTGTGCGGCGCCCGGGCCACCTCTTGCGGAGGGCCGGCCGTGACGACCCGGCCGCCCTCGTCACCCGCCCCGGGGCCGACGTCGATCACCCAGTCGCTCGCCGCCACCACCCGCAGGTCGTGCTCGACCACGACCACCGTGTTCCCCGCCCCGACCAGCCCGTCGAGTTGGGCCAAGAGTCGCTCCACGTCCGCCGGGTGCAGGCCCGTCGTCGGCTCGTCCAAGACGTACAGCGTGGTCCCGCGCTCCGCCCGCTGGAGCTCGGTCGCCAATTTGATCCGCTGCGCCTCCCCGCCCGACAGCTCGGTCGCCGACTGGCCGAGCCGCAGGTACCCCAGTCCGACGTCCCGCAGCACCTCCAGCGCCCGGCGCGCGTGCGGCCCGTCGGCCAGGAACGCGCAGGCCGCGTCCACGGTCATCCCGAGCACGTCGGCGATGTTCTTCCCGCGGTACCGTACCTCCAACGTTTCGGGGTTGTACCGCGATCCGCCGCACGCCGGGCACGGGGTGTACACGCTCGGCAGGAACAGGAGTTCGACCATTACGAACCCCTCGCCCACGCACGTCCCGCACCGCCCCTTGGCCACGTTAAACGAGAACCGCCCGGCGTCGTACTTCCGAGCCTTTGCCTGCCTGGTGGCGGCGAACAGCTTGCGGACGTGGTCGAACAGCCCGGTATAAGTGGCCAGGTTCGACCGCGGGGTGCGGCCGATCGGCTTCTGGTCCACCACGACGAGCCGTTTTACCCCCTCCATCCCGCCGGCGATCCGGCCGGCGAGCGGGGCCGCCGGTGTCTGCTCGAACTCTTCACCCTCGTCGTCCGTGGCCGCGGTCTGGTGGCCGAGGTGGCCCGCCACCAGCTCCACCAGCGCCTGCCTCACCAGGCTCGACTTTCCCGACCCGGACACGCCGGTTACGGCCGTGAGCGCCCCGAGCGGGAAAGCGGCATCCAGGCCCCGCAAGTTGTTCCGCGTCACCCCTTCGAGCCGCAGCCACCCATTCGGTGCGCGGGGCTCCCGCCGCGGAATCGCGCGCGCGGGGAACAGGAACGGGCGGGTCTGTGATTCTTCGACCCGCTTTAGTCCCTCGGGCGGGCCGCTGTACAGAACCCGTCCGCCGTGCTCGCCCGCTGCCGGTCCGACGTCCACGATCCAGTCGGCGCGTCGGATCACGTCCAGTTCGTGTTCGACGACGAACAGCGAGTTCCCGGCCGCCTTCAGCCGGTCGAGCGCCCGCAACAGGGCCTCCGTGTCCGCCGGGTGCAGGCCCGCGGACGGTTCGTCCAACACGTATACGACCCCGAACAGGTTCGACCGCACCTGGGTGGCCAGTCGCAGTCGCTGGAGCTCGCCCGGCGACAGGGTCGGGGTGCTCCGCTCCGGGGTCAGGTACCCGAGCCCGAGGTCGAGCAGAATTGCCAACCGGGTGTGGACGTCCTGGGCGATCCGCCGGGTCACTTCCGCCGTTTCGGGGCGGCCGGCGGCGCGCCTCGGTTTCTCCCCCTCCGCGAACGGGCGGAAGAGCGCGGCCAGGGCCTTGAGCGGCTCGCGGGACAGCTCCGCGATGTCCCGGCCGGCGAAGGTGACCGACAGGGCCTCGGGTCGGAGCCGCTTGCCCTGGCAGGCCGGGCAGTCGGTGCTCACCAGGAACGGCGCCACCCGGCGCTTCATGAGCGGGCTCTCGGACTTCGCGAACGTCTCCAGCACGTACCGCCGGGCGCTGGTGAACGTGCCCAGGTGGTCGTGTGGCTCCTTCCGCTTCTGCGCCCGTCGGACCTCCTCCAGGCTCCGGTGCGGGTAGACCGGCACCTGCGGCTGCTCGTCGGTGAACAGGAGCCAGTCCCGGTCCTTCTTCGGTAGGGTCCGCCACGGGACGTCGATGTCGATACCCAGCGCGGTGACGATGTCGCGAAGGTTCTGGCCCTGCCACGCCCCGGGCCAGGCGGCGATCGCCTTCTCCCGGATGGACCGCGCGTCGTCCGGTACCATCGACGCCTCGGTCGCGTCGTACACCCGGCCCAGCCCGTGGCAGCTCGGGCACGCCCCCTCCGGGGTGTTCGGGGAGAACGACTCGGCGTACAGGAGCGGTTGGCCGGGCGGGTAGTCGCCGGCCCGGGAGTAGAGCATCCGCAGGAGGTTCGAGAGCGTGGTGACGCTGCCGACGGACGAGCGGGTGGTCGGGGAGCCCCGCTGCTGCTGGAGGGCGACGGC
This region of Gemmata massiliana genomic DNA includes:
- a CDS encoding excinuclease ABC subunit UvrA: MGKTESQLLSGTSAPHRNDCVRVRGARTHNLKGVDVDVPRGALVVFTGVSGSGKSSLAFGTLYAEAQRRYLESVAPYARRLFHQLKQPVVDAIDGLPPAVALQQQRGSPTTRSSVGSVTTLSNLLRMLYSRAGDYPPGQPLLYAESFSPNTPEGACPSCHGLGRVYDATEASMVPDDARSIREKAIAAWPGAWQGQNLRDIVTALGIDIDVPWRTLPKKDRDWLLFTDEQPQVPVYPHRSLEEVRRAQKRKEPHDHLGTFTSARRYVLETFAKSESPLMKRRVAPFLVSTDCPACQGKRLRPEALSVTFAGRDIAELSREPLKALAALFRPFAEGEKPRRAAGRPETAEVTRRIAQDVHTRLAILLDLGLGYLTPERSTPTLSPGELQRLRLATQVRSNLFGVVYVLDEPSAGLHPADTEALLRALDRLKAAGNSLFVVEHELDVIRRADWIVDVGPAAGEHGGRVLYSGPPEGLKRVEESQTRPFLFPARAIPRREPRAPNGWLRLEGVTRNNLRGLDAAFPLGALTAVTGVSGSGKSSLVRQALVELVAGHLGHQTAATDDEGEEFEQTPAAPLAGRIAGGMEGVKRLVVVDQKPIGRTPRSNLATYTGLFDHVRKLFAATRQAKARKYDAGRFSFNVAKGRCGTCVGEGFVMVELLFLPSVYTPCPACGGSRYNPETLEVRYRGKNIADVLGMTVDAACAFLADGPHARRALEVLRDVGLGYLRLGQSATELSGGEAQRIKLATELQRAERGTTLYVLDEPTTGLHPADVERLLAQLDGLVGAGNTVVVVEHDLRVVAASDWVIDVGPGAGDEGGRVVTAGPPQEVARAPHSRTAPYLAAYHKKG
- a CDS encoding ISAs1 family transposase, with amino-acid sequence MPLALTTVFADLPDPRIETANKLHPLTDILVIATCAVIAGADGWEEIAEYGQSKEDFFRRFLELPNGVPSHDTFERVFAKLDPDAFADRFGRGMRALCESTGLVHIAVDGKSARRSAQGTFTGCLHLVSAWATESRLILGQRSVPEGGHEISTVPDLLAALNLNGAVVTLDAAGCQKATVEQIRQQGGDYVVCVKGNQKGLHDAVADVFDRAGGAELAGCDMAGEAGVGHGREEERYVTVVQDPEGLPGGWTDVGAVALVCRERRAKGQKSEGTGHYYITSLRVRAAVLAGYIRNHWGIENGLHWVLDVAFREDDSRARTGHAAANLGMLRRVAVSLLTRTKVKGSIKTRRMKAGWDDNYLLQVIQGITA